Proteins co-encoded in one Juglans regia cultivar Chandler chromosome 16, Walnut 2.0, whole genome shotgun sequence genomic window:
- the LOC108998139 gene encoding nucleolin 2-like isoform X1: MGKSSKKSIPKVDAAPAVVPPSKSAKKGKRQAVNELEKQLSAKRQKRDEAVEQTVQKLKSEVKTQKKKKKEETSSSDDSSSSDSEKEEKPAPKKLAVTAKNGTAVAPAKKGKEASSSDSSDSDSSLDSDDDKGPKAKVTALSKKLPAAAAKNGPVSVPKKKDDLGDSSDSDETESEEEEPKIPLVVVKPSAKATKEESDSSEEDDSDAENDSKPSSKQTVKKVLDKDDSDDDSSEESDEEPQERKKAQPKAPLIGGKPSAKIAQEESDSDSSDDDSDTEDDVKPAGKQMVKKVLNKDDSEDDSSEESDEEPQKKNVKVLPKVPSIGGKPNAKTSQEESDSDSSEDEDSDAEDDHKPSGKQTPAKDTKKGSTLEEESEEEDSEESDEEPSKTPNKNGADVEMVDAVSPKTKQNDSKSVKKTPQTPATPLGQNTSKTLFVGNLSFNVEQADVENFFKDAGEVVDIRFASDADGRFKGFGHVEFASAEAAQKAMELNGEDLLGRPIRLDFARERGAYTPYDSKESSNSFQKGGKTHTAYVRGFDKSLGVDEIRGELENHFGSCGEITRLSVPKDYDTGDIKGFAYIDFNNGDGLGNALELNGSELGGYSLMVEEAKPRDGAGGGRGGGGRSGGGRSGGRDSGGRFGGGRRGGARGGGGGRFGGGGRFGSGGRGRGTPYKPSLAGTGKKTKFDDGDE; encoded by the exons ATGGGCAAGTCAAGCAAGAAATCGATCCCCAAG GTCGACGCAGCTCCTGCTGTAGTCCCACCGTCTAAGTCTGCCAAAAAAG GCAAGAGGCAAGCTGTAAATGAGTTGGAGAAGCAACTCAGTGCTAAGAGGCAGAAAAGAGATGAAGCTGTAGAGCAGACTGTTCAGAAGCTGAAGAGTGAAGTGAAGacgcaaaagaagaaaaagaaagaggaaacaaGTAGTTCTGATGATTCTTCTTCATCGGACTCTGAAAAAGAAGAG AAGCCTGCTCCAAAAAAACTGGCCGTTACTGCTAAAAATGGTACTGCTGTTGCCCCTGCTAAGAAAGGCAAGGAGGCTAGCAGTTCAGATTCTTCCGATTCAGATTCTTCACTTGATTCTGATGATGATAAA GGTCCAAAGGCTAAGGTAACTGCCTTGTCAAAAAAGTTGCCTGCAGCTGCTGCCAAGAATGGTCCAGTATCTGTTCCGAAGAAGAAAGATGACTTGGGTGATAGTTCAGATTCAGATGAGACAGAGtcagaagaggaagag CCCAAGATTCCTTTGGTGGTTGTAAAACCAAGTGCAAAAGCCACTAAAGAGGAAAGTGATAGTTCGGAGGAGGATGACAGTGATGCTGAAAATGATAGCAAGCCCTCATCGAAGCAAACG GTAAAAAAAGTTCTTGACAAAGATGATAGTGACGATGATAGTTCTGAGGAATCTGATGAGGAGCCtcaagagagaaagaaagctCAG CCCAAGGCTCCATTGATTGGTGGAAAACCAAGTGCTAAGATTGCTCAAGAAGAAAGTGATAGTGATAGTTCAGATGATGACAGTGACACTGAAGATGATGTCAAGCCCGCTGGTAAACAAATG GTAAAAAAGGTTCTTAACAAAGATGATAGTGAGGATGATAGTTCTGAGGAATCCGATGAGGAgcctcaaaagaaaaatgtgaaaGTCCTG CCCAAGGTTCCTTCGATTGGTGGAAAACCAAATGCAAAAACGTCTCAAGAAGAAAGTGATAGTGATAGTTCAGAGGATGAGGACAGTGATGCTGAAGATGATCACAAGCCCTCGGGGAAACAAACG CCTGCTAAAGACACAAAGAAAGGTAGCACTCTAGAGGAGGAATCTGAGGAGGAAGATTCAGAAGAGTCTGATGAAGAACCCTCTAAGactccaaacaaaaat GGTGCTGATGTAGAAATGGTTGATGCTGTTTCACCAAAGACTAAGCAGAATGATTCGAAATCTGTAAAGAAAACT CCACAAACCCCTGCTACTCCTCTAGGTCAGAATACATCTAAGACCCTGTTTGTTGGCAACCTATCATTCAATGTTGAGCAAGCAGATGT TGAAAACTTCTTCAAAGATGCCGGCGAAGTTGTTGACATTCGCTTTGCTTCTGATGCTGATGGGAGGTTCAAGGGCTTTGGGCATGTTGAATTTGCCAGTGCAGAAGCAGCACAGAAG GCTATGGAATTGAATGGTGAGGATTTGCTTGGTCGTCCTATAAGACTTGATTTTGCTCGTGAAAGGGGAGCCTATACCCCATACGATAG CAAAGAGAGTAGCAATTCATTCCAAAAGGGAGGAAAGACCCATACGGCATATGTGCGAGGTTTTGATAAATCTCTTGGGGTGGATGAG ATTAGGGGTGAACTGGAAAATCATTTTGGCTCTTGTGGAGAGATTACGAGGTTGTCCGTTCCAAAAGATTACGATACTGGTGATATTAAGGG GTTTGCTTACATAGACTTCAACAATGGTGATGGTTTGGGCAATGCCCTAGAACTAAATGGATCTGAACTGGGAGGTTATTCCTTGATGGTGGAAGAGGCAAAACCACGTGATGGTGCAGGTGGTGGTAGAGGTGGTGGAGGGAGGAGTGGCGGTGGCAGGAGTGGTGGTAGAGATAGTGGTGGTCGTTTTGGTGGTGGAAGACGTGGAGGTGCTCGAGGGGGTGGGGGGGGCCGTTTTGGTGGTGGGGGCCGTTTTGGTAGTGGTGGGAGAGGGCGTGGAACGCCATATAAGCCGAGCTTGGCTGGAACTG GAAAGAAGACAAAGTTTGATGATGGTGACGAGTGA
- the LOC108998139 gene encoding nucleolin 2-like isoform X2, whose protein sequence is MGKSSKKSIPKVDAAPAVVPPSKSAKKGKRQAVNELEKQLSAKRQKRDEAVEQTVQKLKSEVKTQKKKKKEETSSSDDSSSSDSEKEEKPAPKKLAVTAKNGTAVAPAKKGKEASSSDSSDSDSSLDSDDDKGPKAKVTALSKKLPAAAAKNGPVSVPKKKDDLGDSSDSDETESEEEEPKIPLVVVKPSAKATKEESDSSEEDDSDAENDSKPSSKQTVKKVLDKDDSDDDSSEESDEEPQERKKAQPKAPLIGGKPSAKIAQEESDSDSSDDDSDTEDDVKPAGKQMVKKVLNKDDSEDDSSEESDEEPQKKNPKVPSIGGKPNAKTSQEESDSDSSEDEDSDAEDDHKPSGKQTPAKDTKKGSTLEEESEEEDSEESDEEPSKTPNKNGADVEMVDAVSPKTKQNDSKSVKKTPQTPATPLGQNTSKTLFVGNLSFNVEQADVENFFKDAGEVVDIRFASDADGRFKGFGHVEFASAEAAQKAMELNGEDLLGRPIRLDFARERGAYTPYDSKESSNSFQKGGKTHTAYVRGFDKSLGVDEIRGELENHFGSCGEITRLSVPKDYDTGDIKGFAYIDFNNGDGLGNALELNGSELGGYSLMVEEAKPRDGAGGGRGGGGRSGGGRSGGRDSGGRFGGGRRGGARGGGGGRFGGGGRFGSGGRGRGTPYKPSLAGTGKKTKFDDGDE, encoded by the exons ATGGGCAAGTCAAGCAAGAAATCGATCCCCAAG GTCGACGCAGCTCCTGCTGTAGTCCCACCGTCTAAGTCTGCCAAAAAAG GCAAGAGGCAAGCTGTAAATGAGTTGGAGAAGCAACTCAGTGCTAAGAGGCAGAAAAGAGATGAAGCTGTAGAGCAGACTGTTCAGAAGCTGAAGAGTGAAGTGAAGacgcaaaagaagaaaaagaaagaggaaacaaGTAGTTCTGATGATTCTTCTTCATCGGACTCTGAAAAAGAAGAG AAGCCTGCTCCAAAAAAACTGGCCGTTACTGCTAAAAATGGTACTGCTGTTGCCCCTGCTAAGAAAGGCAAGGAGGCTAGCAGTTCAGATTCTTCCGATTCAGATTCTTCACTTGATTCTGATGATGATAAA GGTCCAAAGGCTAAGGTAACTGCCTTGTCAAAAAAGTTGCCTGCAGCTGCTGCCAAGAATGGTCCAGTATCTGTTCCGAAGAAGAAAGATGACTTGGGTGATAGTTCAGATTCAGATGAGACAGAGtcagaagaggaagag CCCAAGATTCCTTTGGTGGTTGTAAAACCAAGTGCAAAAGCCACTAAAGAGGAAAGTGATAGTTCGGAGGAGGATGACAGTGATGCTGAAAATGATAGCAAGCCCTCATCGAAGCAAACG GTAAAAAAAGTTCTTGACAAAGATGATAGTGACGATGATAGTTCTGAGGAATCTGATGAGGAGCCtcaagagagaaagaaagctCAG CCCAAGGCTCCATTGATTGGTGGAAAACCAAGTGCTAAGATTGCTCAAGAAGAAAGTGATAGTGATAGTTCAGATGATGACAGTGACACTGAAGATGATGTCAAGCCCGCTGGTAAACAAATG GTAAAAAAGGTTCTTAACAAAGATGATAGTGAGGATGATAGTTCTGAGGAATCCGATGAGGAgcctcaaaagaaaaat CCCAAGGTTCCTTCGATTGGTGGAAAACCAAATGCAAAAACGTCTCAAGAAGAAAGTGATAGTGATAGTTCAGAGGATGAGGACAGTGATGCTGAAGATGATCACAAGCCCTCGGGGAAACAAACG CCTGCTAAAGACACAAAGAAAGGTAGCACTCTAGAGGAGGAATCTGAGGAGGAAGATTCAGAAGAGTCTGATGAAGAACCCTCTAAGactccaaacaaaaat GGTGCTGATGTAGAAATGGTTGATGCTGTTTCACCAAAGACTAAGCAGAATGATTCGAAATCTGTAAAGAAAACT CCACAAACCCCTGCTACTCCTCTAGGTCAGAATACATCTAAGACCCTGTTTGTTGGCAACCTATCATTCAATGTTGAGCAAGCAGATGT TGAAAACTTCTTCAAAGATGCCGGCGAAGTTGTTGACATTCGCTTTGCTTCTGATGCTGATGGGAGGTTCAAGGGCTTTGGGCATGTTGAATTTGCCAGTGCAGAAGCAGCACAGAAG GCTATGGAATTGAATGGTGAGGATTTGCTTGGTCGTCCTATAAGACTTGATTTTGCTCGTGAAAGGGGAGCCTATACCCCATACGATAG CAAAGAGAGTAGCAATTCATTCCAAAAGGGAGGAAAGACCCATACGGCATATGTGCGAGGTTTTGATAAATCTCTTGGGGTGGATGAG ATTAGGGGTGAACTGGAAAATCATTTTGGCTCTTGTGGAGAGATTACGAGGTTGTCCGTTCCAAAAGATTACGATACTGGTGATATTAAGGG GTTTGCTTACATAGACTTCAACAATGGTGATGGTTTGGGCAATGCCCTAGAACTAAATGGATCTGAACTGGGAGGTTATTCCTTGATGGTGGAAGAGGCAAAACCACGTGATGGTGCAGGTGGTGGTAGAGGTGGTGGAGGGAGGAGTGGCGGTGGCAGGAGTGGTGGTAGAGATAGTGGTGGTCGTTTTGGTGGTGGAAGACGTGGAGGTGCTCGAGGGGGTGGGGGGGGCCGTTTTGGTGGTGGGGGCCGTTTTGGTAGTGGTGGGAGAGGGCGTGGAACGCCATATAAGCCGAGCTTGGCTGGAACTG GAAAGAAGACAAAGTTTGATGATGGTGACGAGTGA